GCGCGCTTTCATGTCTCTGCTTATTTCTATTCGCCGTCCACCGGCGGAGGCGCCGAGCGGAAGTCGCGGGGCTCGGCCTCGGGTGGCAGACCGCCGATGCGGCGGACGTACTTCACCACCTCGATGAAGATCGCGCGGAGAAAGCCCGCCTCGCGCATGTCGGGGTCGGCACGGCGCACCAGCTCGCGGAGGGTCCTCATCACCGTTTCCGTCTGCCGCGCCTTGAAGAAGTCCACCGCCCACAGCGCGCGCTCCGTGTCGTCGAACAGGCGCTCCAGGGCGGCCACGTCCGCCGGGGGAGCGTCACCGCGGCGGGGGGCGCGGAACGCCTGGTCGGCGCCCTCGGCCTCCATCCACATCTCGTACGCCATCACCAGCACCGCCTGCGCCAGGTTCAGCGACGAGTGCTCGGAGGTGGGGATGATGCAGGTGCGGTGGCACATGTCCAGCGCCTCGTTGCTCAGCCCGTGGTCCTCGCGCCCGTACAGCAGCGCCACGGGCCCGCCCTCCCCCGCCACCGACTGGCGCGCGCGCACCAGCAGCTCCGGCGCGATCTCGCGCGGGCGGGTGACGGCGCGCTTGGCCCGGCGCGAGCGGGCCGTCATCCCGATCACGTACGAGCAGTCGCCCAGCGCGCTTTCCAGCGAGTCGTGGATCTCCGTGCGCTCCACCAGGTCGTGGGTGCCGTGGGCGATCCCCTCGATGCGCCACGGGTCCCACAGCGCCGGCTGGATGAGCCGCAGCCGCGAAAGGCCGAAATTCTTCATCGCGCGGATGGTTCCCGCGATGTTCACGTAGTCCTGTGTCTGCCACAGGACCACCACCACCCCCTCCAGCGACGCGCGCCCCGCCGCCTGCTCCCGCCCGTCCGTCTCGCTCACGGTCTGCTTTTCCGCTCGGTTTCCGATGCTTGGCCCGCCGGTAGCATACGCCGTGCGCACCCCTCGCGGAAGACGGCTGCGGCGTTCCGATCAGGAGCCTTCGGGCTTTGCGTCGATGGCCACGCGCGCGCTGTCCAGCGGAATGGGAACCACCCACTGGCGCTTTCCAGCCGGGTCGGACAGGTAGGCGTAGACGGTGCGCCGCTGCGTGGGCTCCAGCGTGACCTCCGCGCGGAAGCTGCCGCCGGTGACGGGAACGTCGACAGGGCCGTAGAGCACGTCGTGCCCATCCTCCACCGTCAGCTGCACCGTCGTAGCCCCGCGCGTGCGGCCATCGATCGTGTAGCGCCGCTCGCCGAGCTTCGTCACCGTCCCGGTGAGGTCCGCGTCCGCGGACGGCGCGCTCGTGCGCGCGGCGGTGTCCGCCGGGGGCGCGGGGGCGGCCGGGGCCGTGTCGCGCGGAACGGAATCGGCCGCTGCGATGGTGGTGGAATCGGCCGATGCGGGGCGGCCGGCCCCGCCGTCGTCCTGGCAGGCGGCCAGGGAGAGCAGCGCGGCGGCGGAGAGGCGAAGGTGGATCCGGTTCATGTGCGGTGCAGGAAAGTGAGTCACGCGGCGGCGGGCCGGGGCGCCGCCGGCTTTGCATCGCGCTCGGCCGCGGCGTCGGCGTCGGCCTGGTACCGTTCGCCGTGGCCGGCCAGGGCGAAGTAGCAGACCATCGCCAGCCCGAAGATGGCGGCCAGCGTGAACTTGATGGCGGTCGGCAGGGGCGAGGTGCTGATGAACCCCTCGATCAGCCCGGCGATGATCAGCATGACGGCGGTTCCGCCGATCAGCGACACGGCCTCGCGCGCGCGCCGCTGCAGCACCTCGCGCCGCGTGAGGCGGCCGGGGAACAGGATGGCGGAGCCCAGCCACAGCCCGGCACCGCCCGCGATGCAGATGGCGGTGATCTCGATCACCCCGTGGCCCGCGACGAAGGTCCACAGATGAAGGCTTTGCCCCTGGTTCGCGAACAGCCCGGCCACCGAGCCCAGGTGAAGCCCGTTGAACACCAGGATCAGCACCGTTCCCGCCCCGGCCAGGATGCCCCCCGCGAAGGCCGTGAACGTAACCCCCACGTTGTTGCTGATCAGGCTGCTCGCCATCCCGGGCATCTCCACCTCGGTGACGTCGTAGTACCCCTCGCCCCGCGCCTCCTTGGCCGCCGCGTTCTCGGCCCGGGCGATCATCTCGGCGGGGATCATCTCGCGCGCCAGCGTGGGCTGCGTGCGGATGGCGGCGAAGCTGAGCACGGCGGGCACGTAGAACAGCGCCAGCGCCACGGTGATGGGCCGCCACAGCCGGCGGGCCAGCGCGGCGAACCCGCCGGCCAGGAACACCCGGAAGCGGCGCCACGAGCGCACGGGCGGGCGGTAGAACAGGTTGTGGCCGCTGCCCACGATGCGCTCCAGCGAGTACAGCAGCTCCTGCGAGCCGCCGTAGGTGCGGGCGCGCGCCAGGTCTGCCGCCACGCCGCGGTACAGGGTGGCGAAGCGCGACACGCGGGTTTCGCCCAGCTTGTCGAGACCCTGCTTGCGCGCCATCTCCAGCATCTTCTGGTACTCGTTCCACTCTTCCCGCTGCCGCCGCACGAGGGCCGTGGCCTGCGCCGTCCCCGCGCGCCCCCCGGCGCCCGAGGCCTGCCGCCGCGCCGTCTCGTCCGCGTGGAGCGTGCACAGGTACGCGTCGGGGCTCACCTGCATCCGGCGCGGGTCGTCGGCCACGTGATGCTCCACGCGCGCCATCAGCTTGCGCGACAGCTCGGCGCGCACGTGCCCGTCCAGTGAAAGCCGGCGCGAGACGAACATCGACACGGCCGCGAACTCGTCGTCGGCCAGCCGCGGGCGCCCCAGGCTGGGCGCGTCGGCGGCGGCGGGGTTGTCTTCGGGGATGGGCTGCCCGGTGCGGTCGCGCACCACGACCGTTCCCGCCGCCATGTCGCCCAAGCGCTTGGTCTGTGGATGAAGCATCATCGAAAGGCCGCCGATGGCGCACGAGCCCACAGGCTGGATGTCGACGCCCAGCTTCACCAGGTTGCGGATGGCGGAGGCGCGCACCGTGACGGGATACCCGCCGTCGTGCACCACGCGGATGCCCATCCACTTCTTGCCCAGCGTCTGCCCGTCGCGAAGGCCTTCCAGCAGCGCGAAATATCCCCAGAAGAACACGAAGCCCAGGAACAGGTAGATGCCCCATCCCACCCCGCCCAGCATGTTCTTGCCTCCCACCATCCACACGAAGAAGGCGGCGGTGGCCAGGAACGCCAGGTTGGTGAACACCACGATCAGCAGGTCCAGGAGCAGCGCGGTGAAGCGCGAGCCCAGGTCGGCCAATTCGTAGCCGATGGCCACGTGCTCGGGCGTTTCGACGTCCACCTGCCGGTCGGCGAGGACGTGCGCGGGTGCGGGAGGTGCCTGGACCATCGGCGTTCGGGAAACCGGGGGGATGGATCGCGGGAGTGCGCGATGCGGCGCGCGGAGAATGTAAGAGCGATCCGAGCATGACGCGAGCGGGAGTAGATGAATCTGCCGCAACAACAGCGGAAAGCCTACACACACACCTCAGCGGCCGACGAGCGCCCATGTCATCCCGATGGAGCGGCCCCGGCGAACCCTCCAACGCACCGCAATCGGCAGCGACTGAGGGATCCGCCACACACCTGCGGACGTGCACCGGCGCATCCCGCACACCATTCCCTGGTCGAGAGACCCGGACGTGCCACCCGGACCTCCTCCACACCCAAGCAAGCCAGTCCGCGCAGGCGGACTTCGTGTGGTCGTTGCAGCGAATTCATTCGCCCGTGCCGGGGCCGGCGCCAGGGCGGTGGCAGGGCGCGAAGGCCGGCGTGGCAGCCGAGGGCCGAGAACGAGGGGGGAGTTGGGCCTCGAATCCAGGGGCGGGTGAACCCCGATCGGGCAGGAAAGAGTCAGGGTTCCGGTGGGTCCGCGGGTGCGGGGCGCCTCGCGGAGTGTGTGGCGGATCCCTCAGTCGCTGCCGTCCACGGCGTTCGGGTACGCTCGGTGTGGCCGCTCCATCGGGATGACATCGTGCGGCTTCGGCAGGTGCCACGCCGTTGGTGCGACAACGAAAAGGGCCCCTCTCGCGAGGGGCCCTTTTCGTGTGAGGCGCCGGGTTGGCCCCGGCGCGCTCCGCTTGCCTGGGTTACAGGCCGGCGCCCAGCGAGGTGCCGGTCAGCGCGCGGTACAGGTTCGCGCGGCCGTTGCCGTACTTGGTGTCGTAGCCCGCCGTGCCGATGTCGTCGGTGGTGCTCTCGAGGCGGCTGCGCAGCGCGTTGCCACGCAGGCCCGTCTTGCTGGCGATCACCGCGGCGACGCCGGTCACGTTCGGGGTGGCCATCGAGGTGCCCTGGAGCATGGCGTAGCCGCCGCTCAGGTACGAGGCCCAGATGCCCATCTCGTCCGTGGTGTTGCTGTACAGCTGGCCGCCCGGGGCCGAGATGTCCAGGCCGCTGCCGTACTGCGAGTACGTGGTCAGGGTGCCGCTCCAGTTGAGCGCCGACACCGAGATGGCGTACGGGTCGCAGGCGGGGCAGCCAACCTTGCCGCTGCCGCTGTTGCCGGCGGCCGCGATCACCAGCACGCCCTTGGTCACGGCGGCGTACTTGATGGCTTCCTTCTCGGAGCGCGACTCGATGCTGCCGCCCAGCGACAGGTTCATCGCCACCATGCCCGGGTAGTCAGCCGCCGCGTAGATGGCGTTGACGATGGCCGAGGTGGGGCAGCCGTTGGGGCCGCAGACGCGCTGAACGAGGATCTTCACGTTGCTGGCGGCGCCGGCGACACCCGCCACGCCGACCGTGCTGCCGGCCATGGTGCCGCTGGTGTGCGTGCCGTGGCCGTCTTCGTCCTCGGGGTTGTTGTCGCCGGTCACCCAGTCCTTGCCCGCGATCAGGCGGCCCGTGAACTCGGGGTGGTCCATGTCGACGCCCGTGTCGATGCTGCTGATGACCACCGGCGAGCCGCCGGCGCCGCTGCCCTCGACCACGTCCATGTCGGCGTCGAGCACCGAGGCATACGAGGCGGGCAGGGGCTGGCCGTAGCGCGAGTCAGCCGGATCGCTGAAGTACGCCGTCATGCCGCCCGGGTTGTAGAAGGCCCACAGCTTGGGGTTGATGGCAAGCGGCTGGCGCAGGAAGTTGGGCTCCGCGTACTCCACGCGCTCGTCCTGCATCAGGCGCTCGGCCTCGGCGCGCTCAGCGCCGCGCTCCACACCCACCACCGAGGTGCGGCTGGCGGAGGCCAGGGCACGGTTGAACGAAGGTCCGTCCGCACGGCCGGTCAGGTCGGTGATCGAGAAGCCGGGCTTCATCTTCACCAGCACCTCGCCGGGAACCACGGCGTCCGACACCGACTGGCGCGGGGCGATCTCGGTGGGGCGCGCCTCGGGGGCGTTGGGAGCGTCGGCGCAGGCGGCAGCGGCCAGCGTGAGCAGCCCGGCGGCTGCGATGCGGTAACGGTACATGGGCTTCCTTGCAGGGGGATGGTGCGTGAACGATACGCCTGACGGGATTGGACAGGTCCGCTCGTTCGGTGTGATGCATCGGGGTAAGGCAACGAGCGCGCCACTCGGAAGCCGCCGTGTGTTTCCGCGTAACTGCTTGTGTTTTCATCGTTTGGGTCGATGCAGCTACTCTGCACGGATGGCACGTTCCGATGCACCGCGCACCGTTCTGGTGCACCATCTGGGGCGGGCGTCGCTTTCAATCAGTGCGAGCGAAGCCACTTAACTGCTACACGAAGGTGTGGCAGGAACAAGGAGCCGCTACCCAGGTCCTGAAGTGTACCCCCTCTCCCACGCTGTTTGTGGGAGAGGGTGGAACGCGTGTCAGCGCGGCCGGGTGAGGGCCCCACGGCAGCCGAGGCCTCAGCTCCAGTGACCGCTGCCCGCGCCCTGGCTTGTACGCATCCGCGGCTGGATCCTTCGCCCCGCGTGGCCCGTCGTACGGGAGAGTGCGGTGCGCTTGGGGCTCAGGATGACAGGGCTTTCGTGCGCCATCCTGCTACCGAAGATGACAGATGGTTGCGCACCACGGGACGGATGGCGCTCTTGCGGCGCGGGGCGAACGCCCGGCAGCTTGGGCGCGAGGCCGCGGCGTGCTCCTCGCGGCGACACCCCAGAACCCCTGGACGATCATGCGTATCCGTATCCCTGTTCTCGCCGCCCTGGCCGGCGCGGCGCTCGCGGCCAGCCCCGGCGCCGCGCAAGAGAGGCGGCCCCTGACCGCGCTGGACCTGTACCAGATGCGCACGGGCGGGCGGCGTGGCGCTTTCGCCGGACGGGCGTCGCGTCGTGTTCGTGCAGACGGAGGTGGATTCGGCAGAGAACCGCTATCGGCGCGACCTGTGGATCGCCAACACCGACGGCACGGGGCTGCGCCGGCTGACGTGGACCAACGCCGCCGCCATCGGCGCGCCGCGGTTTTCGCCGGACGGGCGGATGCTGGCGTTCAGCCAGGCGCGGCAGGGCGGGCGCGGGCAGGTGTGGATCCTTCCCCTGGCCGAGGGCGGCGAGGCGTGGCCGCTGACCAGCCTGCCCACCGGCGCCGGCGGCCCCGTGTGGTCGCCCGACTCACGCCGCATCGCCTTCACCTCGCAGCTCACGCCCCAGCAGCTGGCGGCCACGGACTCCGCCGCGGCCGCCGATTCCACCCGTGCAGACTCGGCGCGCGGCCGGGTGGACGGGGCGGCGGTGCGCAACATCCACCGCGACCGGCAGGCGGCGCTGGCCTCCATCCGCGCCCTGCTGGCCGCCAACGCCGGCGAGCAGGACCCGCGCGTGGTCACCCGGCTGGACTACCTGGGCGAAACCTCCATCGAGGAAGAGCGCTATGGCCAGGTGTACGTGGTCGACGTGCGGCAGGGCGCGCGGCCGGTGCAGATCACCCGCGCCGCGTACGGCATCGGCGCGCCCGAGTGGACGCCGCGCGGGGACTCGCTGGTGTTCAGCGCCGGCCCGCCCGCGGCCGGGCAGCACCCCGACTACCAGATGGAGAGCGACCTGGTGATCGCCCCGGCGTCGGGCGGCGGCACGCCGCGGACGCTCGCGGAGCCGCGCTTCGCCGAGAACAACGCGATCGTGTCGCCCGACGGCCGGTACATCGTCTACACGCGCTCGCTGCAGGCCGAGTTCTTTACCGCCACCAACACCGAGCTGGTGGTGATGCGGCGCGACGGCAGCGACCGCCGCAGCGTCACCGGGGCGATGGACCGCGGCGTGGGCGCATTCACCATCACCGGCGACGGCTGGCTGTACTTCACCGTGCAGTCCGAGGGCGCGCAGCCGCTGTACCGCACACGGCTGGACCGAATCGCCCCGGTGCCGGTGGTGCAGGGCCCGCGCGGTGTGCTGGCCTTCGACGTGGCGGGCGGGCGCGTGGCCTGGGCCGAGATGAACCCCGAGCGCCCCAGCGACGTGTACGTGGCCGACGCCGCCGGCCGCGGCGCCCGGCGTCTGACGGCGCTGAACGACTCGCTGCTCGCCCGTGTGTACACGAGCCCGTACCACGAGGTGTGGTATCCCTCGTTCGATGGGCGGCGCATCCAGGGCTGGTACCTGCTCCCCATCGGCCACCGGCCGGGCGTGCGCGCGCCGCTGGCGGTGCAGATCCACGGCGGGCCGCACGCCATGTGGGGGCCGGGCGAGGCGTCGATGTGGCTGGAGTACCAGATGCTGGCCGGCGCCGGATACACCGTCTTCTTTTCGAACCCGCGCGGCTCCGGCGGATACGGCAACGAGGGGCTGCGCAGCATCCAGCGCGCCTGGGGTACGCCGCCCGCCCGCGACATCCTGATCGGCGCCGACACCATCCTGGCGCGCGGCCTGGCCGATCCCGCCAAGCAGGTGGTGACGGGCGGCAGCTACGCCGGGTTCATGACGGCGTGGCTGATCGCCAAGGAGTCGCCGGAGCGCTTCCGGGCGGCGGTGGCGGCCCGTGGCGTGTACGACCTGGCGATCTGGTACGGATCGTCGAACACCTGGCGGCTCTTCGAGGGCGAGTTCGGCACCCGCCCGTGGGAAGACCCCGAGGTGGTGCGCCAGCAGTCGCCGCTGACGTACGTGGCCAACATCCGCACGCCGCTCCTGCTCCTGCACGCCGACACGGATTTCCGCACCACCGTCGCGGGCGCCGAGGCCATGTACCGCGCGCTCAAGGTGCTGGGGCGCGAGGTGGAGTTCGTGCGCTACCCGCGCGAGGGGCACGAGCTCACCCGCGCGGGCGAGCCCAAGCACCGCGTGGACCACATGCTGAGGACGCTGGAGTACTTCGAGCGGTACGTTTCGCACTGAGGGGCCCCACCCCGGCCCCTCCCCGCACGGTACTGCTGTGCGGAGAGGGGAGCACTGCGTCGGGGTTCGATGGGCTGCCGGGGCATGCCTCGGCAGCCGGGAGCACACGAAAAGCGGCGCGGCCCCCACCGGGAGCCGCGCCGCTTTCGTCTTACGGACAGGTGCCGTCAGAGCGACGTCACCAGGATTGCGCCGGCGCCGTGGTCCAGGCCATACCGCTGCGTCGCCTCGTGCGATGGCAGGAACTCGATCTCGCGCACCTCGCCGGGCCGCATCTGCTCCAGCACCTGAATGCCGCCCATCCGAATGCCGTCACGGTACACCCACACCTGCTCGGCCCCCTGGGTGATGGACACCTGCCCGCGGGCCCGCAGCCACGCGGGGCGGGCCCCCTGCAGCAGCGCCAGCAGGTCGCTTTCCGTTCGGGCCGCCAGATCTTCGCGCGTGAGGCGATTGCGGTCGCGACGCGGCGCGCGCGCGGCCGGAGTGGCTGCGGGAGCCGGCGAGACGGCGGGGGGGGCACCACCGGACGGGGGGCTTCCCTGCGTACAGGCGGCGCCGGCGGCGCACAACGAAAGTGACGCGGCCGCCACGAAGGCGCGCAAGCTGAAGACGTTCATGGGGGTGTACCGAGAGAGCGAGGGAGGGATGAAGTTGGCCGGAGCCGGGCGCGCACCGTCGCAGCCCGACCCTGGAATCGTGCCGAGACGGATCGTTGCCCGGCCGCCATTCGAGAGTAAACGCGGCGTGCACGCGTGTCAACACCTGGTTTGTCCGCATCGGCGCGGCTGCCCGTACGCCGCAATGCGCATCGGCATCCTTGCCATGGCCCGGCGCCGCGCCCATAGTACGCCCACCACGAACATCCCCCACACGCACGCGCGCGAGCCGACCCCACCCGGCGCCGGCTCGCGCGCGAAACCGCCGGGCTTCACCCCTCGTAGTGCGCCGCATGACAAAGACGACGATCAACGTGGGGGGCAAGCGCTCCCCGTTCTCCAGCAACCGGCCCAACCCGATGCAAAACGCAAAGACCGTGATGATGGGCGGAGGCGCGTTCCTCCTGCTCCTCCTGGTGTTCATTATGGGCACCAACTCCTTTACGCGGGTAGACAGCACCGAGCACTGCGTACTGACCCGCTACGGATCCGTGGTGAAGCGCAAGATGAGCACGGGGCTGAACTTTACCCCGCTCTCGGACCCCACGTGCTTCAAGATGACGCAGCGCAACTTTCCCGAGAACGAGGACGGCAAGGAAGTGATCCAGGCCACCACGGCCGACCCGGTGACGGTGGAAGGCGACGTCGCGGTCACCTGGAGCTACAACCCGAGCTCCATCTACCAGGTGTTCCTGGACAAGCGCACGCCCGAGGCCGCCGAGACGGAGGTGCTGAACGCCGTGCGCGAGGGCTACCGCAACGCGCTGAACGCGTGGACGGTCAACCGCATCTTCTCGGCGCAGCGCGCCAACCTGTCGGAAGACGTGCGGCGGCAGATCCAGTCGAAGCTGGGCAACCGCGCCATCATCCACCAGGTGTTCGTGCGCGACATCCGCATTCCGCCCGCCATCGAGCAGGCGCGCATCGCGGCGGCGCAGCAGGCCCAGGTGCTGGACAAGGCACAGAAGCAGTTCGTGATCGACAGCGTAGAGGCGCGCGGCCGCGTGATGCGCGCCGAGGCGGATGCGCGCGCCAAGGAGCTGGAGGCGCGGTCGTATGCCGCGAACCCTGCGCTGATCCAGCTGGAAAGCGCCAAGGCGATGAGCCAGGGCCTGTCGCAGGCGTGCCGCGGCGTGCAGACCTGCGTGATCGGCGGGAGCGTGATGGATACCTGGAAGAGCCAGGCGCCATGATCGGCCTGGCCGTCTTTCTCCTGCTGATCCTGGTGGCGGGCGGGTCCATCGCGGCCCACGTCTCGGCGCACAACAAGATCGCGGGGCTCAGGGGGCAGCTCACGGAGCTGGAGCGCGAGCGGTCGCGGGACCGGGAGCTTCTGGAGGCGGTGCTGCTGGAAGATGCCGGCAAGGTCAGGCGGCTCGTGGGCACTCGCCCGCCCGCCGCGTAGCCGGTCTCCGCCGGGGCTGGACGGGGTAGGGGCTGCCGTGCACGCCACGGCAGCCCCTTTTCGTCATCTGGGCGGGTGAACCCGCGGCTGGATCTGCGGAAAGCCCCGGCTCAAGCCGCTATCGCGTCC
This genomic stretch from Longimicrobium sp. harbors:
- a CDS encoding stage II sporulation protein M, yielding MVQAPPAPAHVLADRQVDVETPEHVAIGYELADLGSRFTALLLDLLIVVFTNLAFLATAAFFVWMVGGKNMLGGVGWGIYLFLGFVFFWGYFALLEGLRDGQTLGKKWMGIRVVHDGGYPVTVRASAIRNLVKLGVDIQPVGSCAIGGLSMMLHPQTKRLGDMAAGTVVVRDRTGQPIPEDNPAAADAPSLGRPRLADDEFAAVSMFVSRRLSLDGHVRAELSRKLMARVEHHVADDPRRMQVSPDAYLCTLHADETARRQASGAGGRAGTAQATALVRRQREEWNEYQKMLEMARKQGLDKLGETRVSRFATLYRGVAADLARARTYGGSQELLYSLERIVGSGHNLFYRPPVRSWRRFRVFLAGGFAALARRLWRPITVALALFYVPAVLSFAAIRTQPTLAREMIPAEMIARAENAAAKEARGEGYYDVTEVEMPGMASSLISNNVGVTFTAFAGGILAGAGTVLILVFNGLHLGSVAGLFANQGQSLHLWTFVAGHGVIEITAICIAGGAGLWLGSAILFPGRLTRREVLQRRAREAVSLIGGTAVMLIIAGLIEGFISTSPLPTAIKFTLAAIFGLAMVCYFALAGHGERYQADADAAAERDAKPAAPRPAAA
- a CDS encoding S8 family serine peptidase, whose protein sequence is MYRYRIAAAGLLTLAAAACADAPNAPEARPTEIAPRQSVSDAVVPGEVLVKMKPGFSITDLTGRADGPSFNRALASASRTSVVGVERGAERAEAERLMQDERVEYAEPNFLRQPLAINPKLWAFYNPGGMTAYFSDPADSRYGQPLPASYASVLDADMDVVEGSGAGGSPVVISSIDTGVDMDHPEFTGRLIAGKDWVTGDNNPEDEDGHGTHTSGTMAGSTVGVAGVAGAASNVKILVQRVCGPNGCPTSAIVNAIYAAADYPGMVAMNLSLGGSIESRSEKEAIKYAAVTKGVLVIAAAGNSGSGKVGCPACDPYAISVSALNWSGTLTTYSQYGSGLDISAPGGQLYSNTTDEMGIWASYLSGGYAMLQGTSMATPNVTGVAAVIASKTGLRGNALRSRLESTTDDIGTAGYDTKYGNGRANLYRALTGTSLGAGL
- a CDS encoding S9 family peptidase; its protein translation is MALSPDGRRVVFVQTEVDSAENRYRRDLWIANTDGTGLRRLTWTNAAAIGAPRFSPDGRMLAFSQARQGGRGQVWILPLAEGGEAWPLTSLPTGAGGPVWSPDSRRIAFTSQLTPQQLAATDSAAAADSTRADSARGRVDGAAVRNIHRDRQAALASIRALLAANAGEQDPRVVTRLDYLGETSIEEERYGQVYVVDVRQGARPVQITRAAYGIGAPEWTPRGDSLVFSAGPPAAGQHPDYQMESDLVIAPASGGGTPRTLAEPRFAENNAIVSPDGRYIVYTRSLQAEFFTATNTELVVMRRDGSDRRSVTGAMDRGVGAFTITGDGWLYFTVQSEGAQPLYRTRLDRIAPVPVVQGPRGVLAFDVAGGRVAWAEMNPERPSDVYVADAAGRGARRLTALNDSLLARVYTSPYHEVWYPSFDGRRIQGWYLLPIGHRPGVRAPLAVQIHGGPHAMWGPGEASMWLEYQMLAGAGYTVFFSNPRGSGGYGNEGLRSIQRAWGTPPARDILIGADTILARGLADPAKQVVTGGSYAGFMTAWLIAKESPERFRAAVAARGVYDLAIWYGSSNTWRLFEGEFGTRPWEDPEVVRQQSPLTYVANIRTPLLLLHADTDFRTTVAGAEAMYRALKVLGREVEFVRYPREGHELTRAGEPKHRVDHMLRTLEYFERYVSH
- a CDS encoding SPFH domain-containing protein; translation: MQNAKTVMMGGGAFLLLLLVFIMGTNSFTRVDSTEHCVLTRYGSVVKRKMSTGLNFTPLSDPTCFKMTQRNFPENEDGKEVIQATTADPVTVEGDVAVTWSYNPSSIYQVFLDKRTPEAAETEVLNAVREGYRNALNAWTVNRIFSAQRANLSEDVRRQIQSKLGNRAIIHQVFVRDIRIPPAIEQARIAAAQQAQVLDKAQKQFVIDSVEARGRVMRAEADARAKELEARSYAANPALIQLESAKAMSQGLSQACRGVQTCVIGGSVMDTWKSQAP
- a CDS encoding RNA methyltransferase → MSETDGREQAAGRASLEGVVVVLWQTQDYVNIAGTIRAMKNFGLSRLRLIQPALWDPWRIEGIAHGTHDLVERTEIHDSLESALGDCSYVIGMTARSRRAKRAVTRPREIAPELLVRARQSVAGEGGPVALLYGREDHGLSNEALDMCHRTCIIPTSEHSSLNLAQAVLVMAYEMWMEAEGADQAFRAPRRGDAPPADVAALERLFDDTERALWAVDFFKARQTETVMRTLRELVRRADPDMREAGFLRAIFIEVVKYVRRIGGLPPEAEPRDFRSAPPPVDGE